The segment TTTACAAGCGCTTTATGTGATGACCATGATATTCGAGTAAGTGCTTTCTCTGATCttcttgctgctgttgttgctatcTATCTCAGTTGGTTAGACGCAGATGTTTTTGCTGCTGTGTCGCTATTTTACTCTTTTGTCCGCTGCACGTTGTTTTTCCTCCTCTGCATTATTGAACTTCTTCATTCTCGAACTAGTGTTGGTAATAGTTTTCCTTACCTTTTGTGTTTGCAAGAATTTCCTTTACATTTTTGgtgattttcatttttgttgctcTATGTGTTTCCTGTCTAGCTCTAGACAAACCACTCGTCTTTTTGTGAGGTTTGTTGCGATAAATCCGGACCTAATTGTCTTAATTTGCCAGGCACCAAATGGGACGGACTTTGGCCATCAATTTGTGTGGAATGCGGAGGTACCCTACATAATCGAAACGGAAACAGTTAGTTGACAGAGAAATGTTTTAAATAACGAGGGTCAATCCCACCTAATGGTCCCGCAGGGTGATGCAAGTTTCCCGAAGCAGGTAGCGTTGTTGTTTCCCGCGGCAGTGTTGCATGCAGATGCTTCGATGAACCGTTCGATTCTATCATCTGATTCACTGATTGTCGAGGTTTCGTATGTTCGATTGTGTGGGTGTTGTGTGGGATGATTTGTTGGAGTTGTAAAAAGCACATGTTTTTGTTGTTGATGGATTGTTGGCAGGATTTGGCAGTTTGTATTGCATTGAATCACATAATTGATGATGGATGAATGGTTTCGAAACAAAACGGAATCAGAAAGAAACATGGAAAGAAAAGTTTATGTAAATCAAATTGTTACATGATTGATCGCTTATTGTTAATATTTaggaagaaagaagaaaaaagcgaTATGAAATTTTTTCGTTAACTATAAGTTAAAATATCTCACTTGTAgacattgaaaaaaataatttgtgagaCTGAATCACACAAAAATATGCCTAGACCTTGCTAATCTAAACACAAAACTAATGCTAATCTAAACACAAacataaatcttttttgttttgtcttcACGGAACATGGTCCACCACTTACATTGTATTGATGAGTTGAGCTGATTGGGTGCTGCACCCGGGCGTGAGTTTCGCAAATAAACACATATCGTCACGCCAATGATGCACCCACACACGACCAGACTGCTCACACCGATCAGAATAATCCACGTCAGGTCGACACCAAAGATCGTCTTGATGTACTCGTTCGGCGCGGGACATAGCGACCCGACTGCTTCGTCCGATCCATCCGCACAGTGATTCACTCCATCACAAAGCAAATCCTGGTGTATGCAAAATTCCGGTTGAGTGCACCGGAAGTCAGCACAATTTATTTCTGTGAAAAGTGGTCGAAAAAATAAAACGTTTAATGTCACATTAGCTTTAACTAACGCTGTTGTACATTGCTGGTACTTACTGGAATCCTTGACCGAAGTTATAACCATTTTGAAACCGTTCGTTTCCGTGCCCCAGTTGTCGGTCACGTACTTGAATGTGAGAAAGTTTGTCTTGGTGAACAGTGCGCCCACTGATTGTTTTGTATCCTTACAGGTTAAATCCGCCTGCCATACGAGaggaattatatgaaaataagATGAATGAAAACACAAGTTAAAAATTACACAATGGTGTTGCGTTGACCTTGCGATTTATTTGCTTGCAGAACggttcaaaattttaaaatccacttatcactaaagaatatCAGAAGTATCGCTAGTTGGTCAAAAACTAACCTTTAGATATTTCTACGTGGAAATTACTTATTAACTTAACGATCGAATTTatcaacaatcaaaacacttaAGTGATTTTGTGTGACGTAAGATTTTTAATAACATTTAAAACTTCTCTTCCATCCCGCCCTCATTAATAATATCCTCGATTCCCAGTGAAACTATGCTCGTCGAATAGCCAGAGACTAGGACTTTAGCAAGTTTTTCTCATTTTGCACCACCCGTTTGCACAATCCAAGCCGACTACCGTAAGCGTAGTTCCTACGAACTCTGCCGCTCGGTAACATGATGAAAATTTAATCGCATTTGCTTTATTGATAGAAAACTTGGTGCCTGTCATATTACATTCAGCTAGGTTCGTCCGTTACTGGCTCCATGGTATTGCACAGCCTGATAGCAGTAGCCAGACGAGCGCGAGAAAAACGGTTTAACTTTATGTAAAGTTTCGTTTCGATAATGAGTTTTGATTTACACTTTTACGCTTAcatattatttgtaatttgcgCAATGAGCTTTGAGGCAATTGGCAACTGCAAATCATTTACTTTACTAATATTTTATGACAGTTATCCAATCCAAACGATTTATTTATTACAatcattttaattattttactcAACAACGCCATCCGCTTCCTTTACTCGGCTAATGAATGGAAACGCATGGTATCTTTTCACAGTATTTATTACTACCAGCTGTGTAATAAcatttcgattaaaaattagtgGTCAGTTTGATTATCTTATCATTTTTCACGATTCGTCATAATATTGCATTAGTACATACTGAGAGAGATTTTGTGTTTGATAAAAAATTGTGTCCGTATACAAGCAATGTAAGATTTCGCCAACCAAGCCAATTGGTTTCATTAATTACATCAAACAATATCTGCACAGTTTTGTCTTAATATTGCCTTGTTTCCAAATACAAAAACCTTGCAAGCAATATGATTTCACTTTTTTCTAAAGACAGTGCTATCTACGTATAGCATAGTGTG is part of the Sabethes cyaneus chromosome 2, idSabCyanKW18_F2, whole genome shotgun sequence genome and harbors:
- the LOC128737751 gene encoding uncharacterized protein LOC128737751 encodes the protein MAPTSCGPGRPPPLLGQQRTRSVYSRSALIHWLLLTIVMLLVVDLPNVKTEKTKAYHMDSICKNHFLQQLYRKIDGATLSSKNERNLNCVITFQTHSILQRFMLRFDMLQLDCNDHLYVYDGAHAVGTHKADLTCKDTKQSVGALFTKTNFLTFKYVTDNWGTETNGFKMVITSVKDSKINCADFRCTQPEFCIHQDLLCDGVNHCADGSDEAVGSLCPAPNEYIKTIFGVDLTWIILIGVSSLVVCGCIIGVTICVYLRNSRPGAAPNQLNSSIQLNQMIESNGSSKHLHATLPRETTTLPASGNLHHPAGPLGYLRIPHKLMAKVRPIWCLAN